AAAACCAGGTGACAATGTTTATATTACAGGATATATGTATACTGCTAGAGATGCAGCACATAAAAGACTGGTTGAATTAATCGAACAAGGAAAAGAATTACCAATAGATATTAAGGGAACTTGCATATATTATGTAGGTCCAACTCCTGCCAAGGAAGGACAGGCGCTAGGCTCTGCAGGTCCTACAACTAGTTACCGAATGGATGCTTATAGTCCACAGCTATTAGATTTAGGTTTAATGGGTATGGTAGGAAAAGGTAAGAGAGGACCAGAAGTAGTAGAAAAAATTGTTGAACATGGAGCTGTTTATATGGCAGCAATAGGCGGTGCAGCAGCTTTAATATCCAAAGCAATTAAAACTGCTGAAATAGTAGCTTATGAAGATTTAGGAGCAGAAGCTATTAGAAAAATATATGTGGAAGATTTTCCTGCAACAGTTATCATAGATTCTAAGGGAAACAATCTATATGAAATAGGTAGAGAGGAGTATCTTAAATGCACGCAACAAAAATAATAAAGATGGCTAAGGCTGGTTCAGTAGAATCTAACGACATATTAATTATGATGTCGCCTGGCGAAGGCAGTATAGATATGGAAGTTGAAAGTGTTGTTTTTAACCAATATGGTGATGATATAAAGAAAATAATACTTGATACATTAAATGAAGAAGGAGTAACTGATGCTAAAGTAATTGTAAAAGATAAAGGAGCTTTAGATTTTACAATTAAAGCAAGAGTTAAAGCCTGTGTAAGAAGAGGGAGTGAACAAGATGAGCTATAAGACTTTACTTTTTATGCCAGGAAATAATCCAGGTATGCTTCAAAGTTCTGATATATTAGGAGCAGACGGAATTATTATAGATTTAGAAGATGCTGTAGCTATAACAGAAAAAGACGCGGCTAGAATATTAGTTTGTGAGTATTTAAATACTTTTGATACTACTCAATCAGATATTTTTGTGCGTGTAAATCCACTTGACACTCCATTCTTTTACGATGACCTAGATGCAATTAAAACTTTAAATATTACAGGTGTAGTATTACCTAAGGCAAGCGTTGAATCAATGGAAGCATTGGATAAATATCTTACAGAAAACAACCTTGACTTTAAGGTAATCGGTTTAGTAGAAACAGCTTTAGGTCTAGAAATGGCTATGGATATACTAAGTAGATCTAAAAAGGTAATAGGAGTTTTACTTGGAGCAGAGGACTTAACTTTAGATCTTGGAGCTAAGAGAACAAAGGAATCTGAAGAAATTGCATATGCAAGATCAAGAATTATTGCAGTTTCAAAGGCATTGCAAATTGAAGCTATAGATACTCCATGGACTGATACAGATGATTATGAAGGATTAAAAATAGATACTTTGAATGCTAAAGACTTAGGTATGACAGGTAAGGCTTTAATAAGCCCTAGACACGTTGACATAGTTAATAGCATATTTGCACCTTCAGAGCAAGAGGTTAATCATGCATTAAGAGTTGTAGAAGGAGTTAAGGCTGCAAATGAAAAGGGATTGGGAGCTTTTTCACTTGATGGTAAAATGGTTGATGCCCCAATAATTAAAAGAGCCCTTAATTTATTGAAAATGAGTGGAGATTATAAGGAGGAATATGATGGATTACTTAAATAACATTGATTTAGACTCTATCAAAATCATAGATAAGTCCGAATATCCCACAAAGAAAGCTAAAGAAGATAAGGTAACAAATGATATAGACAATCTTTTTAAGGAATTAAACATTCATGATGGTGCTGTTATTTCTTTCCACCACCATTTAAGAAATGGAGATTATGTAACAAACCTAATCATGAAACAAGTGCAAAAACTAGGAATTAAGAATGTAACACTTGTTGCAAGTTCTTTATTCCCAACTAACAAAGAGCTTATTCCATTATTAAAGGATGGTACTATTAAAAATATAGTTACTTCATATATCTCGGGTGAGTTGGGAGAGGCAATAAGCCACGGTGAATTACAAGGATATATTGTAATGCAATCCCATGGTGGTAGAGGAAGATCAATACTAAATGGAGAAATTGAAATAGATGTTGCATTTATTGCATCTCCAAGTAGTGACAATAAAGGAAATATATCTGGGGTAAATGGAACAAACTCATGTGGTACATTAGGATATGCAATTGCAGATAGTATGATGGCAAAAAAAGTAGTAGCTGTAACAGATTCATTAGTTGAATATCCTAACAGCCCAGCTGACATTACAGAAGATTATGTTGACCATATTTTAGTAGTTGATTCTATAGGATTAAAATCAGGTATAGTATCTGGAACTACAATGATTACTAAAGATCCAATAGGCCTTAAAATAGCTAAAGATACCTTAAAGGTTATGGCTGCTTCAGGTCTTTTAAAGGATGGCTTTAGCTTCCAAAGTGGTGCTGGAGGAATATCATTAGCTGCAACATCATTCCTTAGAGATTATATGATTGAAAACAATTTAAAGGGAAGTTTTGCATCTGGCGGTATTACTGGTTATCTTACAGATATGCTAGAAGAAGGATTATTTGATTCTTTATTTGATGTTCAATGCTTTGATTTAAAGGCTATTGAATCCTTAAAGAGAAATTCAAATCATCTTAGAATGAGTGCGTCACAATATGGTAATCCAGAGGTTTCTACAGTAGTAGATAACCTAGATATCGTAATTCTTGGAGCTACTGAAATAGATACTAACTTTAACGTAAATGTAATGACAGGTTCTCATGGAATGTTAATGGGTGGTTCAGGTGGTCACCAAGATACTGCTGCGGGTAGTAAGTTATCTATAATTGTATCTAAATTATTCTCTTCTAGAATACCTTTAATAAAGGATAAGGTTGACGTTATAACAACACCAGGAAGTACTGTAGACGTTTTGGTTACTGAAAGAGGTATATGTGTTAACCCATTAAGACAAGATTTAATAGAGCTATTTAAAGCTGCTAAATTGAATGTTGTGGATATTAATGAGTTAAAGGATTATTCCGAAAAGATTATGGGAGTAGCAAAACCTATTGAAAAAACTGACAGAGTTATTGGACTATCTGAATATAGGGATGGTAGAATAATAGATTATATATATGAAGTGAAATAATAGAAGAGTTGCTAAGCAACTCTTTTATTATTTTTACAAAAGGTGATATAATAAAGTTATATTATAAAAAAAGGCTGTGATATTATGTTTTTTAGTGATGAATTAAATATAAATAATCCCATAGAAGTAGAAGAAATTAAGAAATTCTTAAATATTTTCAATGTTGAATATGACTATCCTGATAAAACCTATGTGATTAGAGATAATGGAGAGATAATTGCCACAGGATCTGCATCAGGGAATATATTAAAGTACTTTTTTGCAAAATGTACTTATAGTGGGCAGGGGGCTATAGGCATTATCTATAATTCTCTTTTAGAGCATATAATTGAAAAAGGATATAATTCTTATTTTATATTCACAACACCTAACAATAAAGCGATTTTCGAATCTCTAGGACTTAATGAAGTTTATTCTACCAATAGTGTAATGCTGCTTGAAGGTGGATTTTATAATTATAATAAATGGATCTCAAATGTTAAAGATACCTTGGGATATAAAAAAGGTAAGCGTGGTGCTATTATAGCAAATTGTAATCCTATGACCTTAGGTCACAAATATTTAATGAATACAGCTTTAGAAGAGGTAGATGAGTTGATTATCTTTATTGTAGAAGAAGATTTATCAATAGTTCCATTTGAAGATAGATATAATATCGTATCCAATGAATTCAAAGACAATGGTAATGTAAAAGTGATAAAGGGAGGACCTTATATAATTTCAAGAGGGACTTTCCCAACATATTTTATAAAACAAAAGGATAAGATGCTGGATATATATACTGAATTAGATGCTAAAATATTTGCATATAAAATAGCCAATGATTTAGAGATTGATATTAGATTTTTAGGTTCAGAACCTAAGGATGAAGTCACTCTAGCATATAATAAATCCTTAAAGGCAATACTTGAGGAAGAAGACATTGAGATAAAGATAATTCCTAGAATAGAAGAGGGAAATATGCCAATTAGTGCATCCTATGTTAGACATTTAATTAAAGAAAATAGGATGGAAGAAGCGTATGAAATATTACCTAAGAGTACTATAGAATTCTTGAATTCGGAGAATGGATTTGCTGTGATTAACAAGATTAAGAACTCTAATTAGATAAGAAGATAAGTCTACAATTTTTTAAATTGTAGACTTAAAATATCTCATCCTATATGCATTTTTAGCGGTCATACTTAATTTCTTTAATAATTTGTTATTTACATATGAGCCTACAAAAGTGCCAATACCTGGTACTAATTGTAAAAGTTTCGCTATATCTAAATAATCCCTATATTCTTGTTGAAAAGCTCTCCAATCAAATGCATTTATATCTCTAGGTAGAGTTTTTACATAGTCATCCCAATTCTCTAATCTTAAGAAGACTTTATTTGTATGTTTTTTACTTGAAAATGCAAGCTCAAAAATATGAAGTACATAAAGACGCTCAAAGTAATCATTTACATCATATCCATAAATGCTGGCAATATCGTATAGAAATTTGATTTTTATACTCAACAATATTGGTAAGTCAGCAAGTCCTAACATAATACCACCTGCCCCAGTTGCTGCACCTTCAATAGTGGCAGCCGTTTTGTAATAATTGGATTTTTCCTCCAACATTTGTTCTCGCTCTTCGAGAGTTAAACTATATAATGGAGATTTTGTTATATATTTTGAACCAAATAATACAATTTTTGTGAAATTTTTAATTGTTGAAGTTAAAATATCATGATATTTATCAGGAAGAATGCCATTAATTTTATATTGCACATCTTTAGAAACTTTTTCTAATATATTTGGTTTCTTTCTCATTTCATCTTTCCATACATTTAATTCAAATCTTGCTCT
The DNA window shown above is from Tissierella sp. Yu-01 and carries:
- a CDS encoding Fe-S-containing hydro-lyase, whose protein sequence is MEYKLKTPFTREDLKDLKPGDNVYITGYMYTARDAAHKRLVELIEQGKELPIDIKGTCIYYVGPTPAKEGQALGSAGPTTSYRMDAYSPQLLDLGLMGMVGKGKRGPEVVEKIVEHGAVYMAAIGGAAALISKAIKTAEIVAYEDLGAEAIRKIYVEDFPATVIIDSKGNNLYEIGREEYLKCTQQK
- the citD gene encoding citrate lyase acyl carrier protein, which encodes MHATKIIKMAKAGSVESNDILIMMSPGEGSIDMEVESVVFNQYGDDIKKIILDTLNEEGVTDAKVIVKDKGALDFTIKARVKACVRRGSEQDEL
- a CDS encoding CoA ester lyase; the protein is MSYKTLLFMPGNNPGMLQSSDILGADGIIIDLEDAVAITEKDAARILVCEYLNTFDTTQSDIFVRVNPLDTPFFYDDLDAIKTLNITGVVLPKASVESMEALDKYLTENNLDFKVIGLVETALGLEMAMDILSRSKKVIGVLLGAEDLTLDLGAKRTKESEEIAYARSRIIAVSKALQIEAIDTPWTDTDDYEGLKIDTLNAKDLGMTGKALISPRHVDIVNSIFAPSEQEVNHALRVVEGVKAANEKGLGAFSLDGKMVDAPIIKRALNLLKMSGDYKEEYDGLLK
- the citF gene encoding citrate lyase subunit alpha: MDYLNNIDLDSIKIIDKSEYPTKKAKEDKVTNDIDNLFKELNIHDGAVISFHHHLRNGDYVTNLIMKQVQKLGIKNVTLVASSLFPTNKELIPLLKDGTIKNIVTSYISGELGEAISHGELQGYIVMQSHGGRGRSILNGEIEIDVAFIASPSSDNKGNISGVNGTNSCGTLGYAIADSMMAKKVVAVTDSLVEYPNSPADITEDYVDHILVVDSIGLKSGIVSGTTMITKDPIGLKIAKDTLKVMAASGLLKDGFSFQSGAGGISLAATSFLRDYMIENNLKGSFASGGITGYLTDMLEEGLFDSLFDVQCFDLKAIESLKRNSNHLRMSASQYGNPEVSTVVDNLDIVILGATEIDTNFNVNVMTGSHGMLMGGSGGHQDTAAGSKLSIIVSKLFSSRIPLIKDKVDVITTPGSTVDVLVTERGICVNPLRQDLIELFKAAKLNVVDINELKDYSEKIMGVAKPIEKTDRVIGLSEYRDGRIIDYIYEVK
- a CDS encoding [citrate (pro-3S)-lyase] ligase, giving the protein MFFSDELNINNPIEVEEIKKFLNIFNVEYDYPDKTYVIRDNGEIIATGSASGNILKYFFAKCTYSGQGAIGIIYNSLLEHIIEKGYNSYFIFTTPNNKAIFESLGLNEVYSTNSVMLLEGGFYNYNKWISNVKDTLGYKKGKRGAIIANCNPMTLGHKYLMNTALEEVDELIIFIVEEDLSIVPFEDRYNIVSNEFKDNGNVKVIKGGPYIISRGTFPTYFIKQKDKMLDIYTELDAKIFAYKIANDLEIDIRFLGSEPKDEVTLAYNKSLKAILEEEDIEIKIIPRIEEGNMPISASYVRHLIKENRMEEAYEILPKSTIEFLNSENGFAVINKIKNSN
- a CDS encoding EcsC family protein; its protein translation is MNYEDRARFELNVWKDEMRKKPNILEKVSKDVQYKINGILPDKYHDILTSTIKNFTKIVLFGSKYITKSPLYSLTLEEREQMLEEKSNYYKTAATIEGAATGAGGIMLGLADLPILLSIKIKFLYDIASIYGYDVNDYFERLYVLHIFELAFSSKKHTNKVFLRLENWDDYVKTLPRDINAFDWRAFQQEYRDYLDIAKLLQLVPGIGTFVGSYVNNKLLKKLSMTAKNAYRMRYFKSTI